In Sus scrofa isolate TJ Tabasco breed Duroc chromosome 14, Sscrofa11.1, whole genome shotgun sequence, the sequence ttgaccgtgcctgtggcacatggaagttcccaagccagggattgaactcttagCACAGCAGTGagcctgaactgctgcagtgtcaatgcgggatctttaacccaatgtgccataagagaactcctgacAATATATTTCtatagtgaaaggaaaaaaactcctgAACATCAAAATTCTGAagttaataaactttattttttactttttgccttttctagggctgctcctgcagcatatggaggttcccaggctaggggtctaattggagctgtagctgctggcttaggccacagacacagcaatgccggatccttaacccaccgagcaaggctagggatcgaacctgcaatctcaaggttcctagtcagattcattaaccactgagccacgactggaactcccaaagttaataaactttaaaacattaactTCTTACCATTTATGTTGCTTTCACAGCTGGAGTTTTTTTAGACCTTAACTTGAAGTATAAGACTAGCAAAGCAATACCTCCATATGTGGCCAGCAcacactgaaaaagaaaggaaaaaataaacaggaattgTTGTCACACCTATATTATTCTAAAACATAACTGTTTAGGTCTCATTAATACTTACATTCATTCTCCCTGTGAGAGTGTAAgagttgaaatattttttgatacCAGTGAACTGGAATTGGGCATCCGTTTCTGGACCTGCCATggtttcaatcttttaaaaaaagaaagaaagcaacaaatTGGTTTGGATgcagtttaaaagaaaattaattttttaattaaaaaactcatGAAGTCAGTGCATCTAAATactataaattttacatattacACAACAAAGCAGTAGCAAAGTGGTAGGAAAACACCTTGCTGATTAGAgaaacttacaaaacagactGGAATATACATCAAATCACTCAGCAAAGGTAGAGAACACAGTAGTTCCTCTAAGTCCATCCTCTGACCCAATATTGCTCAATTTCATTCCTGTCTCTAGAGCATGGTATGCTGTACATGGAATTAATCAGTTTTAAGACCAGAGTTGAAAGCTAGAGCTTGTGCTACTTCTCAGTTTTTCAGAAGGGTAACAGCCAACTAAACAGTTCACTTTGCAACCCccttttacaatttaaaaaaaaaaataatttgggacCTCCCTGGTaagggaaagaaggggaaggagagatcATTTACTAAATGGAATTGATAAATACTAttgatggggtgggggcagcggaGCTGAAATCCTACTCCTTTTAAAACAGATCGAAAGATTTAAATACAAATAGTGAAACCAAAATATCCggaagaaaacatgggcaaatattttaatcatcttaagtaaaagaaaaggtGGCCAAAAGCAAAAAGGTGGAACACAGAAAGATAATCAACATCATGATTAGTCAAAGAAATGTAAAGTGAGACCAATATTTAACCATCAGACTGCAAAGACAAATTTATGATAACAGGCAGTGGTATTGAGAATGTGGGAAAATAAGCGTTCTTTCTGTGGCCTGGAGGgagtgtaaagtggtacaaccttACTAATGTGCAATTCTGCAATATCTATCAAATTCTAAAATTAGTATACCCTTTTATCTAagctggtttattttttctccagGAATTTATCCTTATAGAAGTATtaccagaagttcccattgtggctcagaagaaaagaatctgaccagtattcatgaggacgcaggtctgatccctggccttgctcagtgggttaagtatctggagtgctgtggcgaaggccagcagctacagctctgactggcccactagcctgggaacctccctatgtcacgggtacggccctaaaaagacaaaaaacaaacaaaattacacAGTGGAAACATGTTATATGGTTCAAGGATGGTAACTGAAATAcactttatgaaaataaaaaactggaTGAACTAAAAGTTCACCTACAGGATACTGATAAGTAATGGTTTCCATTAAAGGAAGATAGAATGCATGGAGATCTCTATATAcagacatggaaagatgttcccatgtaaagttaaatattaaaaacatccTATTTCTGGACATTATATTATAGAGCATGTTAATGGTTTTCAAAGTCTGGTCCCTAGACTGACAACCTCAAaggaaacttgttagaaacacAGCATTTTGGGCCTTATCAGATAAATGCTGAGGCCCAGCAGTCAGTGTTAATATGCcctctaggtgattctgatgcatattaaagtttgaaaaacactgcagCAAACAGAAACCCAAATAAATGCTCATTCgtaattaaataggaaaaaactcTGGAAGAGTATATAGCAAATTTTTAAGAGGGGTTACATCTACAGAACCTACGTATTTTACAAAggtgtgtatttcttttattataataaaaaataaaaaaaggcacaTTCAAAGGTCACCAGAACACTGGAAAATTCGTCTGTATGACCGCCTATCTACCACGACCGACGCCACGCCGAGTCGATTGGCAACATAGACGAGCCGGTCGAGGTCCGGTCGAGATTGGTAGGCAGTGACAGTGACTTGGCTGGCTCTTGAAGAAATGGAAGTGGGAGACCTGTGAGGAAGTTGTTGCTATGGAAAATGGCACGCTCAGGTTCACCATTCAAAGGCCTTCAGAGGCATTCACCTGCATAGAAGTGGCAATAAAAATCTGGACAAGGGACCTTAATTCTGAACACTATTTCAAGAAAGTTCTTGGAGCAGTGAAGGATTCTAAGCTTCCTTGGGCCACCTCAGGGGCTTTGGCCAGTCCAATCCAAGTAGGGAAATCTCCATTTAAAGAAACCTTTATGATGTAGCTTTTGTATTGATTTACCTTCAgtaaacttattaaaataaagatatgcTTTCCCGCTCATCTTCAGGATAGATTTGTGGATTCTTATAATATCCACTAGGTTTCTAGAAGAAACCCGACAGAAGGCAAGGGCTTAACTTTGTCcaattattaactataatcaccactACCTTatgtaacaaaaattttaatttctctctacACAATATAAAAGGAAGACTGATGTTTGCAATATTCTACACAGGGCTAATTCCGACGGTAGGAAAAGGTATAGTATAGGAATCACAATTTAGTCTAGGTCTTAGAGGAAGACTCTTGAAATGCTGAGTTGGAGGGGGAAGTGGGATGCTGCTGATAAATAACTGGAACAAAGCCTGGAAACACCTGGGTCTGCATCCTCAGCAAATCGCAGGTTACTTTGGGGCAAAGATCAGGAATCCTTGTGTTAGAGTGTCCTTCGTGGAGTAACTGAACTGAAACTTGCTTTCCTTTTGAGTCATACTTCAGCTTAGACAGATAGTAATGAAGAAAATTACCTAAGACTAAAAATAACCGTACCATTGTTAAATGGTAGCCTATGGCAAAGTCTAAGCGATGGGGTCTTCACTTTTGTTTCTAATTGAGCGGCAAACTACTATTAAATATAATCAATCTTTCCATTCCTCTCTTCACCGATAAGTGGGCACTTCAGAAAAGGCCCAAAGCGACCAAATGCCCTCGCTACTTTGTTTTCCCGatactgtttttttctgtctgactggACGTTTACCTAGAATGATGAGTGAGATTACGAGGCAGAGACGAGTGAAAGCTGCTCAGGTACCAGAAGCAGCTTCTTGCACTGCAAGGAGTTTACAGTCCTCTTCTGGCTACCTTCTAGGAAAGGTCTTCCCGCTGATTGAACACAGGCTGCATCTAACCAGCGGGTCTGGCGAACTGCAGGGGCCCGCCTACGCTCACTCCTGTTTGACAAAGGCTGCACCACAACTAAAGAACGCCTGGCTGGCCAACTTCCTAAACacagctcagtgaaaacaaactaCTATACGCATACATGGGAAAGGAGATTAATTCGGCCAGAAGTTCTCATCCAAAATTACGTCACTCGGTGACCTTGGCGGACTCCCTTCGCTGCGGACCTTTTTTCTTTACCGGAAAATGCATTTTAAGGGCCTTTACCTCTCACTGAGGCTTCCTAGCCACTATCCGACCCCTCGCGGCCATCATTTTCTCCAATTCCTTTTCATTCACCCCCCCGTCTCGCCCCTCCAAAGCAAAGACCTCGCGGTGTTCCTGGACCAGAAAACAGTCCTATTCTAGGCTGGCCCCATAAAGTGGAGGCGCGAGGTCAGAGCCCGGTCTCCCCTCCACACCCACCTTCGAAAATGCACAAACTCCGCAGCCTGTGTCCTTCAACGTATCCAGTTGCCCCCTCGCTCCGGCCGGAAGAAACCTCCTCCCCCGCACGCGTTCAACGGGCCTTACCGACTCGGCCCTCTACGTCGATTGGCTGCGGCTCGAGGCCCGCCCTTCCGCTTCCGGTATTCAAATCTCCTCCCTCGCTCTGTAGGACTCCATAGTGTAGTAACGGAAGTGGGGCGCAGAGCCCGCCCTCGCTTCCGGCAGGGCGGAGTTGGGCTGCTGGCGTGCGGGTCTCCGCGTGTGTGATCACAGTGGCGCGGCCTCCGAAGTAGAAGTGCTGGCGTCCCTGGCTTGGTGAGTGTGGGTAAAGGCGACAAGGGAGGAAACGTCGTGGCTTCCAGGTCTGTTCCAGAACTAAGTCCTCCAGGTCCCTACCATGCACCCGCTTAGAAGCCGGCTTTGCTTGACTTGCTCCTGTAACTTTAGGATCTGTCCCCTGAAGGTAGCTTAATTCTCTTCTTTGCCGCTGGATTGCTGCTTTACTCTTTTGAAACTTCAGTTTCCCCTGGTCTGAAATGAGATTAAGGGTCAAACTCCCAGGAATCTTGACCCCACggcactttcttattttttcgaAACATATCTATCCGTTCCTGATTCCAACTCCTAGGTTCATTTTAGGTCCTCGCCTCTTTCACAGTCTCAAGCCTTTCTAGATTCCTATTTCCAAGTGTCTTTCAGAACCAACCCCACTAATCTTCCGTTCTCGTTTATACCTAGTTCTGGTTCTCATGATTTCTGTTGTGCTGCAATTGAAGCCTTCTACCAGATTACCTTCCTTCAGTCCTCTCTCCTCCAGTCCAGTCTATAgcctgcagtctttttttttttttttttttttggttactgttttatcttttcctttacttAAGGCTCAGACTTGCCAAAGTAAATGTTAATCTATTCACGTCTAATGAGAGCTCTGAAACAGAAAGCCCAAGCTGTCTTTTAGAATTTAACTCCACTTATTATGCTTTTTATCACTTTATGGTCTAGTTGAACTTTTCTCCAAAGGAAGGCAAGAGCAAGCCTTTGAACAACAGTTTGACAGACATGATGCTGATGCTTAtcaaaataatttgctttttcttttcccatgctTTTCCTCACATTCCTTCTGCTTTTCCCTTTCCACCTATCAAGATTCTATTTATCTTTTAACACATAGCCCAAAagcttcttttgttttcctcttttaccAAAGCCTCAttatttcctgcttctttgtTGATAGTTTATAaattgatttgtattttaaattatttgcataATTGTTCTTAAAAGTGTGTctgttcagagttcccttgtatcTTATTGGGTTAAGGGCCCACCTTGTCAATGCTGTAGCgtgggttcagtgcctggcctgggaacttccacataccacaggtgcagccaaaaaaaaaaaagacgaaaaagtgTGCATATGCTTTGAAGGTAGgggcttatatatatatttgtttgtgtatctgtGAATTAAGCTTAGTGAT encodes:
- the USMG5 gene encoding up-regulated during skeletal muscle growth protein 5, which codes for MAGPETDAQFQFTGIKKYFNSYTLTGRMNCVLATYGGIALLVLYFKLRSKKTPAVKAT